In Chthoniobacterales bacterium, the following are encoded in one genomic region:
- a CDS encoding protein BatD, whose product MSQETGSMQVPMSFSFRHGVMLAAAVYLAFASASRAEVVTSLSSQVGQVGVPLQLQYQFINVDPPQDMPRSLMVPGLEIRLTGTSRRVEMVNFQTASAMIYAYTVIPNQPGNFTIPGFAVQAGGKQVRTDSVNLRVTGPGGSMPPAPSLPARPPQTGNPPSNLSPPSLPAQPQAPAPGRSAPRGPDGEPAAYFGEIVMGAKSAYVGEVVPVELRFYFRADSQFDNLQRPSFGGDGFTAAPLTEPEQTEQYIDDVPYNIVTFRSAITPVKSGEIEIPAAMMEGRMMSAGAPSGMDPFFDQFFQNIPMPGFGRAENIQARTNPRKIEVLPLPKEGRPENFSGAIGQFTIDASATPRTVKAGEPVTLALAVEGRGNFDAISPPALTGTDGWRTYAPKESFKGADAIGYGGTKTFEVSMVARTDQTSTPGAEFSYFDPLKKKYVTLKTEPVAVTAAGGGAKAGESSDAKTAAQTPSREDEALPAAQGAGVPDIAAPATTLSRHAPSFEPWLTRPWFRIVNIAVLAALLISVPWLVWIRRRAMKSERTAGLEAALRSARGNLQKAATRPEFYGAAAQFVQSQLALWDDKPAGLIDAAEALARRVPDPEIRRELESVLARCDELKYGGGGSNALEAHEKRRVVELLEKFSSNHV is encoded by the coding sequence ATGTCTCAAGAGACTGGTAGTATGCAGGTGCCAATGAGTTTTTCATTCCGTCACGGCGTCATGCTGGCTGCCGCGGTTTACCTGGCGTTCGCGTCCGCTTCGCGGGCCGAGGTGGTGACAAGTTTGAGTTCGCAAGTGGGCCAAGTCGGCGTGCCGCTCCAGTTGCAATACCAGTTCATCAATGTCGATCCGCCTCAAGATATGCCGCGCTCGCTCATGGTGCCGGGGCTCGAGATCCGGCTGACCGGCACCTCGCGCCGCGTGGAAATGGTGAATTTCCAGACTGCCTCCGCGATGATCTACGCTTACACGGTCATTCCGAACCAGCCCGGCAATTTCACGATCCCGGGATTTGCCGTCCAGGCCGGCGGAAAGCAGGTGCGAACGGATTCGGTCAATCTGCGGGTGACAGGGCCGGGCGGATCCATGCCACCCGCGCCTTCGCTTCCCGCGCGGCCGCCGCAAACCGGAAACCCGCCGTCCAATCTTTCCCCGCCTTCTTTGCCTGCGCAGCCGCAGGCACCCGCACCTGGACGCTCCGCGCCGCGCGGTCCGGACGGCGAGCCCGCCGCCTATTTCGGGGAGATCGTGATGGGTGCCAAATCGGCCTATGTCGGCGAAGTGGTGCCGGTCGAACTGCGGTTCTATTTCCGCGCCGACAGCCAATTTGACAATTTGCAGCGTCCGAGTTTTGGCGGCGACGGTTTCACCGCGGCGCCCCTCACCGAACCGGAGCAGACCGAGCAATACATCGACGATGTCCCCTACAACATCGTGACTTTCCGCAGCGCGATCACGCCGGTGAAGTCGGGTGAAATCGAAATTCCTGCGGCCATGATGGAGGGGCGGATGATGTCCGCCGGCGCGCCGTCCGGCATGGACCCGTTTTTCGACCAATTTTTCCAGAACATCCCGATGCCGGGCTTCGGCCGGGCGGAGAATATCCAGGCACGCACCAATCCGCGCAAGATCGAGGTGCTGCCGTTGCCGAAGGAAGGACGTCCTGAAAATTTCAGCGGGGCGATCGGTCAATTCACCATCGACGCTTCCGCTACGCCGCGGACGGTGAAGGCCGGCGAACCTGTCACTCTCGCGCTTGCGGTCGAGGGACGCGGCAACTTCGACGCCATTTCCCCGCCCGCGCTGACGGGGACGGACGGATGGCGCACTTACGCGCCAAAGGAAAGCTTCAAGGGTGCCGATGCCATCGGCTACGGTGGAACGAAGACGTTCGAGGTCAGCATGGTGGCGCGCACCGACCAGACCTCAACGCCAGGCGCGGAGTTTTCTTATTTCGATCCGCTGAAGAAAAAATACGTCACGCTCAAGACCGAGCCGGTGGCTGTGACTGCCGCGGGCGGGGGGGCGAAAGCCGGCGAGTCGTCAGACGCCAAAACGGCCGCGCAGACGCCGTCACGCGAGGACGAGGCGTTGCCTGCCGCTCAGGGAGCGGGTGTTCCCGACATTGCCGCACCGGCCACGACCCTCTCGCGTCATGCTCCATCCTTCGAGCCATGGCTCACGCGTCCGTGGTTCCGCATCGTCAACATTGCCGTGCTGGCCGCTTTGCTTATTTCCGTCCCCTGGCTTGTCTGGATACGCCGGCGTGCGATGAAAAGCGAGCGCACCGCCGGCCTCGAGGCCGCGCTGCGGTCGGCCCGTGGCAATCTGCAGAAGGCCGCGACGCGGCCGGAATTCTACGGTGCAGCAGCACAGTTTGTTCAATCGCAGCTCGCCCTGTGGGACGACAAACCAGCCGGCTTGATCGATGCCGCGGAAGCTCTGGCGCGCCGTGTGCCGGATCCCGAGATCCGCCGGGAATTGGAATCCGTGCTCGCCCGCTGCGACGAACTGAAGTATGGCGGCGGCGGCAGCAATGCCCTCGAAGCGCACGAAAAGCGCCGCGTCGTCGAATTGCTGGAAAAATTTTCCTCGAACCATGTTTAG
- a CDS encoding VWA domain-containing protein has protein sequence METSALTFARPALLHFLWLLPLVVALYWWAERRRQAMIGRIVAPKLRSQLAGSSSPARRWFRSACILGALGLLVVTMAGPQLGYDTLEVPHRGRDVIIAMDVSRSMLAPDVAPSRLDRAKLLAEDLISELGADRVGLVAFAGSGFLQAPLTLDHGAVLAALDELDTTVIPKGGTNIAAAIATAEEAFGKAEGFSRALIIISDGEELDADGLVAAKQAGADGVRIFTVGVGSSEGSEIPLGPGEFVRDPSGKVVQSRLDEARMKEIAEAAGGFYTPLDDGAAQRLAVDGIGKLAEADITMNSSRRPIERYQWPLGAAIALLVLQALVGERRRRPAAAVAAAVWLAFAPASWAAPMGLEAYEHGDYETARQAFEKRLKMEPASPDLQLNAGAAAYRLKDYGKASEYFSRAMLSDDPALRSSAEFNLANTLFRQGEGQADKEKKITDWKDAIAKYEAALKTRPDYVEAKENKQRVEELLKQAEQEQKQQDKKKDQQKQDQKQQDQQQKQDQQQQGGGQDKKEQEQQGDQKKDQQQQGGGQQKKDDQQQSGDKKDQQQQGGGQQEKKDEQQGQQQKQDQQQQGSGQDKKEQEQQGEQNKDQQQGGSQEKKDEQQQSGDDKKDEQKQQGSQGEKQEEQSGEKGEDKKPAGGGEEEKKDQGQSGEKKEEQSPGQKGEEKKDEAQQGREGEQREDQGEGQPSDARQQAGNKAGEKPAPVPQQSGEKKQGEIRGAQQGGEGGKEEAAAIAEAQAEAEGRMSESQARALLRSLQNEEEQVQLLERRNFQDVSRDW, from the coding sequence ATGGAGACGTCTGCCCTGACTTTTGCCCGTCCCGCGCTTCTGCACTTCCTCTGGCTGCTGCCGCTGGTGGTCGCGCTCTACTGGTGGGCCGAACGGCGGCGTCAGGCCATGATCGGCCGCATCGTCGCTCCCAAGCTGCGCTCGCAACTTGCGGGTAGCAGCAGTCCCGCGCGCCGCTGGTTTCGCAGCGCGTGTATCCTTGGCGCGCTCGGGTTGCTCGTTGTCACCATGGCCGGTCCGCAGCTCGGCTATGACACTCTCGAGGTGCCGCACCGTGGTCGCGATGTCATCATCGCGATGGACGTCTCGCGTTCGATGCTCGCGCCGGATGTCGCGCCGTCGCGCCTCGACCGGGCGAAGCTTCTGGCCGAAGATCTCATCAGCGAACTCGGCGCCGATCGTGTCGGTCTGGTGGCGTTCGCCGGGTCCGGATTCCTGCAAGCTCCACTGACTCTCGACCATGGGGCTGTGCTCGCGGCGCTCGACGAACTGGACACCACGGTCATTCCGAAGGGTGGCACGAATATCGCGGCGGCTATTGCCACCGCCGAGGAAGCTTTCGGCAAAGCCGAAGGTTTTTCGCGCGCACTCATCATCATCTCCGATGGCGAGGAACTCGATGCCGATGGCTTGGTGGCGGCCAAACAGGCCGGTGCGGACGGAGTCCGCATTTTCACCGTGGGTGTCGGCTCTTCCGAGGGATCGGAGATCCCGCTCGGTCCGGGTGAATTCGTGCGCGATCCATCCGGCAAAGTTGTGCAGTCGCGCCTCGACGAGGCGCGGATGAAAGAAATCGCCGAGGCTGCGGGGGGATTTTACACGCCCTTGGATGACGGAGCGGCTCAGCGCCTGGCAGTGGACGGGATCGGCAAGTTGGCGGAAGCTGACATCACCATGAATTCGTCGCGTCGTCCCATCGAGCGCTACCAATGGCCGCTCGGAGCGGCGATCGCCCTGCTCGTCCTTCAAGCCTTGGTTGGCGAGCGCCGTCGCCGCCCGGCGGCCGCGGTCGCCGCCGCGGTGTGGCTTGCGTTCGCGCCCGCATCATGGGCTGCACCCATGGGCCTCGAGGCCTACGAACACGGCGATTACGAGACGGCGCGCCAGGCCTTTGAGAAGCGCCTCAAAATGGAGCCGGCCTCGCCCGACCTTCAACTCAACGCAGGCGCCGCTGCTTATCGTCTCAAGGACTACGGCAAAGCCTCCGAGTATTTCTCCCGTGCCATGCTGTCCGACGATCCCGCGCTGAGGTCGTCCGCGGAGTTCAACCTCGCTAACACCTTGTTCCGCCAAGGCGAGGGTCAGGCTGATAAAGAGAAGAAGATCACCGACTGGAAGGACGCCATCGCCAAATACGAGGCAGCGCTCAAGACGCGTCCGGATTACGTCGAGGCGAAAGAAAACAAGCAGCGTGTCGAGGAATTGCTCAAGCAGGCGGAGCAAGAGCAGAAGCAACAGGACAAAAAGAAGGACCAGCAAAAGCAGGATCAAAAGCAACAAGACCAGCAGCAGAAACAGGACCAGCAGCAGCAAGGCGGAGGCCAGGACAAGAAGGAGCAGGAGCAGCAGGGCGACCAGAAAAAAGACCAACAGCAACAGGGCGGCGGTCAGCAGAAGAAGGACGACCAGCAGCAATCGGGCGACAAAAAAGATCAGCAACAGCAGGGTGGTGGACAGCAGGAGAAAAAAGACGAGCAGCAAGGCCAGCAGCAGAAGCAGGACCAGCAGCAGCAAGGGAGCGGTCAGGATAAAAAAGAGCAGGAGCAGCAGGGCGAACAGAACAAGGACCAGCAGCAGGGCGGCAGCCAAGAGAAGAAGGACGAACAGCAGCAGTCCGGCGATGACAAGAAAGACGAGCAGAAGCAGCAAGGCTCGCAAGGCGAGAAGCAGGAAGAGCAATCCGGCGAGAAGGGCGAAGACAAGAAACCTGCCGGTGGCGGCGAGGAGGAGAAGAAAGACCAAGGCCAAAGCGGCGAGAAAAAAGAGGAGCAATCCCCGGGACAGAAGGGAGAGGAGAAAAAAGACGAAGCGCAGCAAGGTCGCGAGGGCGAACAGCGCGAAGATCAGGGTGAAGGCCAGCCCTCTGACGCCCGGCAACAGGCCGGCAACAAAGCGGGTGAAAAACCGGCGCCTGTTCCGCAGCAGTCGGGCGAAAAGAAGCAAGGCGAGATCCGCGGCGCGCAGCAAGGCGGCGAGGGCGGAAAGGAAGAGGCCGCCGCGATTGCCGAAGCGCAGGCGGAGGCCGAGGGCCGGATGAGCGAATCTCAGGCGCGGGCTTTGTTGCGTTCATTGCAGAACGAGGAGGAACAAGTGCAGCTTCTCGAACGACGGAACTTTCAGGATGTCTCAAGAGACTGGTAG
- a CDS encoding VWA domain-containing protein, whose protein sequence is MSWLPDFSALSFQQPKFLWLLLLIPLVSWLKGKIGGTPGVLFSTTKTVGKIGGRRRSRAGDFLTGLLYFALACLILALARPQLGKTITRTQASGVDIMLVIDVSRSMLAEDFTIGGQRANRLEAIKRVTDQFIAGRPNDRIGIVAFAGRPYLVSPLTLDHDWLTQNLDRTRIGLVEDGTAIGSALAAASNRLKDKEAKSKLVVLLTDGDNNMGRVTPLTAAEAAKALGIKVYTIGAGSRGNAPFPFVDPFGRTVYRQIPVEFNEESLKEIASMTGGSYFRATDTQSLQRIFNEIDELEKSQVEIQKVAQYRDLFPWFVLVGAVLLAAETLLGQTIWRRLP, encoded by the coding sequence ATGTCGTGGCTGCCTGATTTTTCCGCGCTTTCTTTCCAGCAGCCGAAGTTCCTCTGGCTTCTGCTGCTGATTCCCCTGGTCTCGTGGCTGAAGGGCAAGATCGGCGGGACCCCCGGGGTTTTGTTTTCGACCACGAAGACCGTGGGAAAAATCGGCGGACGCCGCCGTTCGCGCGCCGGCGATTTTCTCACCGGGCTTCTCTACTTTGCCTTGGCCTGCCTGATCCTCGCGCTGGCGCGCCCGCAACTCGGCAAAACGATCACCCGCACGCAAGCCAGCGGCGTGGACATCATGCTCGTGATCGACGTCTCGCGTTCGATGCTGGCGGAGGATTTCACCATCGGCGGCCAGCGCGCGAACCGGCTGGAGGCGATCAAGCGCGTGACCGACCAGTTCATCGCGGGGCGTCCGAACGACCGCATCGGTATCGTGGCTTTTGCCGGCAGGCCCTATCTGGTCAGCCCGCTGACTCTCGACCATGACTGGCTCACGCAAAATCTCGACCGCACGCGCATCGGTCTGGTCGAGGATGGCACCGCGATCGGGTCGGCTTTGGCCGCGGCATCCAACCGCCTGAAAGACAAGGAAGCCAAATCGAAACTCGTCGTGTTGCTCACCGACGGCGACAACAACATGGGTCGCGTCACGCCGCTCACCGCAGCCGAGGCGGCCAAGGCCTTGGGGATCAAAGTTTACACCATCGGTGCGGGGAGCCGCGGCAACGCACCGTTCCCCTTCGTCGATCCCTTCGGACGCACGGTTTACCGTCAGATCCCCGTGGAGTTCAACGAGGAAAGCCTCAAGGAAATCGCCTCCATGACCGGCGGATCGTATTTTCGCGCGACAGACACGCAGTCGCTGCAGCGCATTTTCAACGAAATCGACGAGCTGGAAAAATCGCAGGTGGAAATCCAGAAAGTCGCGCAATACCGCGACCTTTTTCCGTGGTTCGTGCTCGTCGGCGCGGTGCTGCTCGCCGCGGAAACCCTGCTCGGACAAACGATATGGAGACGTCTGCCCTGA
- a CDS encoding DUF4381 family protein: MPPATNTPAPADLLPHEIAGPVWCLPYPMPVMIAAGVVALLLLAAAVWGLIAWRRRRNRRPLTAREKALVALAKAREQAAQTPPYEFSIEVCDVLRNFLAGEHQLPATTQTSYEFLQTARGSGIFDAERLAHLTRFLDKADMIKFARAAATGADNSELTELAEDLVKGGATDVVAA, encoded by the coding sequence ATGCCGCCCGCCACCAACACGCCCGCGCCCGCCGACTTGCTGCCGCACGAAATCGCGGGACCCGTTTGGTGTCTGCCCTACCCGATGCCGGTCATGATTGCCGCCGGCGTGGTTGCGCTCCTTCTTCTGGCGGCTGCGGTGTGGGGATTGATCGCCTGGCGGCGGCGCCGCAACCGCCGCCCGCTCACCGCGCGAGAAAAAGCACTTGTGGCTTTGGCCAAGGCCCGCGAACAGGCCGCGCAAACCCCGCCTTACGAGTTCAGCATCGAGGTGTGCGACGTGCTGCGAAATTTTCTCGCGGGCGAGCATCAATTGCCCGCCACGACCCAGACGTCCTACGAGTTCCTGCAGACCGCGCGCGGCAGCGGCATATTCGACGCGGAGCGGTTGGCGCACTTGACGCGGTTTCTCGACAAGGCGGACATGATCAAATTCGCCCGGGCTGCGGCCACGGGCGCCGACAATTCCGAACTCACGGAATTGGCCGAGGATCTGGTGAAAGGAGGAGCGACCGATGTCGTGGCTGCCTGA
- a CDS encoding DUF58 domain-containing protein, with protein MQETREILKKIRRLELRTRRLVDSMFAGSYHSVFKGRGMNFEEVREYTPGDEIRSIDWNVTARMNAPFVKKFTEERELTVMLVVDVSASGDFGSVESSKRELAAEVASILAFSAIRNNDKVGLLLFTDEVELFIHPKKGRLHTLRLIREMLYFKPRHRGTNITAALEYLNKVVTRRAVVFLISDFLDEGYSRPLAVTARRHDLIAIPVVDPGEEHLPDVGIVTLEDPETGEQIDINTSSRALRGAYLALEERRKKMIDQEFNKLGIDMIPLRTNEDYLHVLRSFFDRREQRQLSA; from the coding sequence ATGCAGGAAACCCGCGAGATCCTCAAAAAAATCCGGCGCCTCGAGCTGCGCACGCGGCGTCTGGTGGATTCGATGTTCGCCGGCTCCTACCACAGCGTGTTCAAGGGGCGCGGGATGAATTTCGAGGAGGTCCGCGAATACACGCCCGGCGACGAGATCCGCTCGATCGACTGGAACGTCACGGCGCGCATGAACGCGCCCTTCGTTAAAAAATTCACCGAGGAGCGCGAGTTGACGGTCATGCTGGTGGTCGATGTCAGCGCGTCGGGCGATTTCGGCAGCGTTGAGTCGAGCAAGCGCGAACTTGCGGCCGAGGTCGCTTCGATCCTCGCGTTCAGCGCCATCCGCAACAACGACAAGGTCGGGCTCCTGCTTTTCACCGACGAGGTCGAGCTTTTCATCCATCCGAAAAAAGGACGCCTCCACACCCTGCGGCTGATCCGCGAGATGCTCTATTTCAAACCGCGGCACCGCGGGACAAACATCACCGCCGCTCTCGAGTATCTGAACAAGGTGGTGACCCGGCGCGCGGTCGTTTTTCTCATCTCCGACTTTCTCGACGAAGGATACTCGCGTCCGCTGGCGGTCACCGCCCGCCGTCATGATCTTATTGCCATCCCGGTGGTTGATCCGGGCGAGGAACATCTGCCGGATGTGGGGATTGTCACCCTCGAGGATCCGGAGACCGGCGAGCAGATCGACATCAACACATCGAGCCGTGCGCTGCGCGGAGCCTACCTCGCCCTCGAGGAAAGGCGGAAGAAGATGATCGACCAGGAGTTCAACAAGCTGGGAATCGACATGATCCCCTTGCGCACCAACGAGGATTACCTGCACGTGCTCCGCTCTTTCTTCGACCGCCGCGAGCAGCGTCAACTCAGCGCCTGA